In Acetivibrio cellulolyticus CD2, the sequence CTAATTTATAAGGAGACCGGTAAAATGCAAAAGATTAGCAAAAGATTTTTAAAATTAACTATTTTGGTCATTACAGTGCTTGTAATGCTTCCAATGCTTCCAATCAACGCTGCTGAAGAACAGGACACTGATATTACACAACTCTTAAAAGAGTTTCAAGTTGAAGATAATCCAATCGATTATTCAATAATCAACAGTAACACCAATATAACAGCAGATGGAATGGATACGTTGGATAATGCTTTGTTTACAATATTTATGGAGCCTGCAGTAAGTGATTATTATGATAAAATCTGTCCGCTGTTTGAAAAAAGCAATATTTCTGGAATTCAGATGTTTGTCGACGGCCAGCAAATTGATTTTACTAAATATGATAATGTCTATCCATCTATAATTGATGGCAGAGTATTGGTACCTCTTCGCGCAATAGGTGAAAATCTAGGCGCAGAAGTAGAGTGGATAGCAAAGGATAAGCTTATCAGGATTAAGCTCAACGATAAAGTAGTTGAAATAGTTGTAGATTCAAAGGACGCCTTGATAAATAGTAAGAAAACAACTCTGGATGTTCCAGCAAAAATAATTGATGGAAGGACTTTAGTACCTGCAAGATTTATTAGTGAATCATTTTCAAAAACTGTGGAATGGCATTCATATAATAAAGAATTGGGTGTTATTGCTATATATTAATATACTTGGACTCAAAGTAGAATTTGTAGAGTCTGATATGCATAAGAGGGGAATGTATAATGAAAAAAAATATTTTAAGTCTGATTTTGATAGTAACAACCATATTATCAGGTTCTATGGTATTTGCCGAGCCTGTTTTTGACTATGAACCGAATGATTCACCATATTCAGCTTATGTTCTAAATGGTGATTCTACACTGAGTTCTACAATAGCAAACAGTGAAGATGTAGATTTTTATAATTTTTATGTTAATGGTACTGTTGATACTGTAATTACTCTAACATCACCGAAAGATACCGATTACGACCTTAAACTGTTTGACGAAAATTATAATGAGATCGGAAGCTCCAGCCTTTCTTTAAATAATGATGATATTATAAGTATCAATTCGCTTACCACTGGAATATATTCTATCAAGGTGTATAGTTTTAATAAAAGTGCTTCTAATTTACCGTATACCCTATCTACCAGGACAGTTGATATTAATGGTACTAATACGCCAAGCCATGCAGGAATATCTGAGGCAAACAAAAACAATACAACAATGGCAAATGTATTGGAAATTGATTCAAACACATCCTTTATAGGCAAAATGGACAAGCTTAGTAAAGCACGGTACTTTAAGTTTAACATTAAGAATTTTTCAGATATTAATATATCAATGACTCCACCAAAGGGTGTAGATTTGGATATAAAATTATATAGCTTATCAGGTCTAGAAGTTGGAAGTTCAACGAATAAGGATGGTACTGAAAATATCTCAAAAAGCAATTTATTACCTGGAATTTACTACCTAAAAGTATATGGCTGCGGTTCTGCCTTTTCTTTAAATACATATAGAGTTACTGTAGAAGCTGCGAAAGCTGCCTATATTACTACTAGCAAAGGTAATAGTGCTAATAATTATTCCCGATCAAGCTCTCAAACCTCAACAACTGCCCCAAGAGCTTTACTTTTATATGTGGGACCATATTTATCTAAATTTACTGATGATGATCTGAAAAAGTTACTTGTTGATGATCCTATTAATACAAAAGACTTTATTATCACAGATAATGGGATACAATATAACACATATTATGATAAAGACGGGAAATTAGTCGATATTGTTACTCCTGAAAAAATAAATGCTATGACTTTGGATAAGCTTGATTCAACAGGAAAACTAGATCAAATAAAGTTAGACTATTTAGCGTTTTACCAAAAAGCAATGCGTGAAAATTCTTTGGACTATTTTGCAAGTGAAGCTGCTGATTTGGCTTCTAGGTTGATAAAAATAGATTCCAGCGTAAAACTGACAATAGCTATTCCGGAAATCAAAATGCAAGCTCTTAGCTATGAATATATTGAACCTGTAAAGGAAAAGATTATTAAGGGAATTAAAGAAAGATTGGATTTTGTTAACCCTGACTATTGGGAAGAAAACATCAGAGGTTTTTACTTCTCATCTGAAGGAATTCCTTATTATTATACCTGGTTTAAACCTGATAAAACAATTAACTTTGATAATCCGGTAGTAAAGACAATGCTCAGTTTTTCAAATGAGATACATCAAGTGTACAATAAGGAATTTATGTGGATACCCTATTATGGCAACAGTTTGGCTATAGATAGTTATTACAACAAAGAGCAGTTTGTTCGCATAGGATATATTGCAAATAGAACAAACATATTTGACTATATATTTATTCAACCTTCATACTATTTTAAACCAAAGTCCGAAAATATTCCTTTTGTCAAAACATCAACCGAATTAAATGCAGTTGTTGATATGAAATTAGATATTGTTGGTGGAATTAAGACTTCAAAAACTTTGATAGGTCCTGAAATGGAAATAGATACGAAACTTGATACCACTATAGGGAAAGATGATTCATTGGCTTATCAGAAAAGATATAACCAGTATGTTACGGCTTTTTCCAATGTAAAATCCAACACTCCTGTTGCATTTTATGCTGGTTCAAGGGATGAGATTTTTAATGATACTGTTTATAATTCAGTAAAGAACTTTTTTAAGAGCATTCAATAATTAAAAAAGTGACTAAAAAAGTTGTTATGGATTAATTATTTGGGGTATAAATATAATGTAATTTAGATAGTCTCAGTTATTTGTTTATAGACTATACAATAAAATAACTTGGTTTGCATAAATTTTTGATAAGGAGAGATTAATACTATGAAGAAATTTGTTTGTTCAGTTTGCGGTTATGTACATGAAGGAAATGAGCCACCAGAAAGTTGTCCACAGTGTAAGGCACCTAAGTCTAAATTTGTTGAAAAGACCGATGCATCCCTTCAATGGGCCGATGAGCATAGAATCGGTGTGGCAAAGGATGTTGATAAAGAAGTTGTTGAAGGATTAAAGGCTAATTTTTATGGTGAGTGTACTGAAATCGGAATGTATCTTGCAATGAGCCGCCAGGCTGACAGGGACGGCTATCCGGAAATAGCTGAAGCATATAAGAGAATAGCATGGGAAGAAGCTGAGCATGCAGCAAAATTTGCAGAACTTCTTGGAGATCAGCTTACCAATGATACAAAGAAAAATTTGCAAATGAGGGTTGAAGCAGAGTTTGGTGCATGTCAAGGTAAGAAAGATTTAGCTACTAAGGCAAAACAGTTGAATTATGATGCGATTCACGATACAGTTCACGAGATGTGTAAGGATGAAGCAAGGCATGGTCAGGCATTCAAGGGATTGTTAGAGAGATATTTTGGTAAATAAGAATGAAAAAGAAAATCTGTTTTGACATTAGGTAATCAAATGATTTGATCAATGTCACAATACAAAATTTAAATTGTAGTTTTATTAAGGGATGTTGAAATGACAACATCCCTTAATAATTTTTATATATAGAAATTTTACTTGAGGAATTAAATGGAATTATGGTGGACAAAGAAATATTGGCTACAATTGGGGAGAAAATAAGCAGAAGATATTTTTTGAAATAAATTAAAGCATAATTGTGTTTATTTGATAAGCAGAAGATTGAAATGATTAATAAATCATTATATACTGATTTAATAGTACAGATATCTATCAAACCACTAATCTTTGTGGTTCATTCCGATGGCGTGGATATTGAAATATCAATCTGTAAATTTGATGCAGGAGACGAGTAATGAAGAAGCTGGTAATCGGTATTTTAGCCCATGTAGATGCTGGGAAAACAACTTTGGCGGAAAGTATGCTTTATCTATCCGGCCGTATAAGAAAACTAGGCAGGGTAGATCATAAAAATGCTTATCTTGATACTTTTGAGCTTGAGCGTGCAAGAGGGATTACCATTTTTTCAAAGCAGGCTGAATTTACATTTAAAGATAGGAATATATCATTGCTTGATACTCCAGGTCATGTAGATTTTTCCGCTGAAATGGAACGGACATTACAGGTATTAGATTATGCTATTCTTGTTATAAGTGGAAGTGATGGGGTTCAGGGACATACAGAAAC encodes:
- a CDS encoding T9SS type A sorting domain-containing protein, with protein sequence MKKNILSLILIVTTILSGSMVFAEPVFDYEPNDSPYSAYVLNGDSTLSSTIANSEDVDFYNFYVNGTVDTVITLTSPKDTDYDLKLFDENYNEIGSSSLSLNNDDIISINSLTTGIYSIKVYSFNKSASNLPYTLSTRTVDINGTNTPSHAGISEANKNNTTMANVLEIDSNTSFIGKMDKLSKARYFKFNIKNFSDINISMTPPKGVDLDIKLYSLSGLEVGSSTNKDGTENISKSNLLPGIYYLKVYGCGSAFSLNTYRVTVEAAKAAYITTSKGNSANNYSRSSSQTSTTAPRALLLYVGPYLSKFTDDDLKKLLVDDPINTKDFIITDNGIQYNTYYDKDGKLVDIVTPEKINAMTLDKLDSTGKLDQIKLDYLAFYQKAMRENSLDYFASEAADLASRLIKIDSSVKLTIAIPEIKMQALSYEYIEPVKEKIIKGIKERLDFVNPDYWEENIRGFYFSSEGIPYYYTWFKPDKTINFDNPVVKTMLSFSNEIHQVYNKEFMWIPYYGNSLAIDSYYNKEQFVRIGYIANRTNIFDYIFIQPSYYFKPKSENIPFVKTSTELNAVVDMKLDIVGGIKTSKTLIGPEMEIDTKLDTTIGKDDSLAYQKRYNQYVTAFSNVKSNTPVAFYAGSRDEIFNDTVYNSVKNFFKSIQ
- a CDS encoding copper amine oxidase N-terminal domain-containing protein — protein: MQKISKRFLKLTILVITVLVMLPMLPINAAEEQDTDITQLLKEFQVEDNPIDYSIINSNTNITADGMDTLDNALFTIFMEPAVSDYYDKICPLFEKSNISGIQMFVDGQQIDFTKYDNVYPSIIDGRVLVPLRAIGENLGAEVEWIAKDKLIRIKLNDKVVEIVVDSKDALINSKKTTLDVPAKIIDGRTLVPARFISESFSKTVEWHSYNKELGVIAIY
- a CDS encoding NADH peroxidase, which produces MKKFVCSVCGYVHEGNEPPESCPQCKAPKSKFVEKTDASLQWADEHRIGVAKDVDKEVVEGLKANFYGECTEIGMYLAMSRQADRDGYPEIAEAYKRIAWEEAEHAAKFAELLGDQLTNDTKKNLQMRVEAEFGACQGKKDLATKAKQLNYDAIHDTVHEMCKDEARHGQAFKGLLERYFGK